The following proteins are encoded in a genomic region of Acetobacter oryzoeni:
- a CDS encoding circularly permuted type 2 ATP-grasp protein: MTPTALHAPPQATSSGLLDNYHIPDFFCELMNRRDPTPATLQCVKDRLAALSLSELRRRTQAAEAQLYRMGITFTVYSDKEAIDRILPFDAIPRVITAQEWDHVERGVQQRIQAINLFLHDIYHDRNILRDGILPAELVLNNPNYCEAMVGVDVPGGVYVHINGTDLIRDDNGQFLILEDNARTPSGVSYVIENRHMMLRLMPDLASGLPIRSVEEYGLRLHQTLCEVAPEGVVDPQVVLLSPGIYNSAYFEHVFLSREMGVPLVEGKDLFVENHRVFMRTVNGPRAVHAIYRRLNDDFLDPLAFNPNSLLGVPGLVEAYRRGNVTLANALGTGVADDKAVYAYMPRIIRYYLGQDPILQSVETHICAEPDGLAYTLANLNKLVIKPVGESGGYGLLIGPHASQKELADFREKLLADPSNYISQPVINLSVTPTLCPDGVEARHVDLRPFALTGRSVWVLPGGLARVALRKGSLVVNSSQGGGSKDTWVMAS, encoded by the coding sequence ATGACACCAACAGCCCTGCATGCTCCCCCTCAGGCCACTTCCTCAGGATTACTGGATAATTACCACATCCCTGATTTTTTCTGCGAGTTGATGAATCGGCGTGATCCAACGCCCGCCACCCTACAATGTGTAAAAGACCGGCTTGCAGCACTCAGTCTGTCAGAACTGCGCCGCCGAACGCAGGCTGCAGAGGCCCAGCTCTACCGCATGGGCATTACCTTTACAGTGTATTCAGATAAGGAAGCGATTGACCGTATTCTGCCATTTGATGCCATCCCCCGCGTTATTACCGCACAGGAGTGGGACCACGTAGAGCGCGGTGTGCAACAGCGTATTCAGGCTATCAATCTGTTTTTGCATGATATTTACCATGATCGAAACATCCTGCGTGATGGCATATTACCCGCCGAACTGGTGCTGAATAACCCCAATTACTGTGAGGCCATGGTGGGGGTAGATGTTCCGGGCGGCGTTTATGTGCATATCAACGGCACGGATCTGATACGGGATGATAACGGCCAGTTTCTGATTCTGGAAGATAATGCCCGTACGCCCTCCGGCGTATCCTACGTTATTGAAAACAGGCATATGATGCTACGCCTTATGCCGGATCTGGCATCGGGCCTGCCCATTCGCTCGGTTGAAGAATATGGCCTGCGCCTACATCAAACCTTGTGTGAAGTGGCCCCAGAAGGCGTAGTGGATCCACAAGTCGTTCTTCTTTCTCCCGGCATTTATAATTCTGCTTACTTTGAGCATGTTTTCCTCTCGCGCGAGATGGGCGTGCCCCTTGTGGAAGGTAAAGATCTGTTTGTTGAAAACCATCGGGTGTTTATGCGCACGGTTAACGGCCCGCGGGCCGTACATGCCATTTATCGCCGCCTGAATGATGATTTCTTGGACCCACTCGCGTTTAACCCTAACAGTTTGTTGGGGGTTCCCGGATTGGTAGAAGCGTATAGACGCGGCAACGTCACGCTCGCTAATGCCTTAGGCACAGGTGTAGCTGACGATAAAGCCGTATATGCTTATATGCCGCGCATTATTCGGTACTATTTAGGGCAAGACCCCATTCTGCAAAGTGTTGAAACGCATATCTGCGCAGAACCAGACGGCCTTGCCTATACGCTAGCCAATCTGAACAAGCTGGTTATAAAACCTGTTGGAGAATCAGGGGGGTATGGCCTGTTAATTGGCCCGCACGCCAGCCAAAAAGAACTGGCAGATTTTAGAGAAAAATTACTGGCTGATCCTTCCAACTATATCAGCCAACCCGTTATCAATCTGTCTGTCACCCCCACCCTCTGCCCGGATGGCGTGGAAGCCCGGCATGTGGACCTCCGTCCCTTTGCCTTAACCGGTCGCTCTGTATGGGTTTTGCCCGGTGGTTTGGCCCGTGTGGCACTCCGCAAAGGGTCTCTGGTGGTGAATTCATCTCAGGGTGGTGGTTCTAAAGATACATGGGTGATGGCATCATGA
- a CDS encoding aldehyde dehydrogenase family protein, which yields MDCLENSERFFINGQWVSPSAQDQKDIINPATEKPCGRIALAHAQDVNRAIEAAHAAFEAWSTTTRAERLEVLGRIPSLYQRRAEEMSRAISLEMGAPITLARESQTPAGLAHIEETLDALRHYKFEECEDDILIAHEPIGVAGLITPWNWPMNQIACKVMPALAAGCTVVLKPSEIAPLSAIIFTEILHEAGLPAGVYNMVQGDGPVAGEALASHPLVNVVSFTGSTQAGIAVAQAAAPTVKRVLQELGGKSANIIFPDTDFADAVERGAQDCFGNSGQSCDAPTRMLVPHELMEKAMDIAAKVANGLRVGDPADSMTELGPVVSASQFKRIQALIEEGTAQGAILAAGGVGRPEGLAQGYYVRPTVFGHVTSDMVIAQEEIFGPVLCIMGYADEDDAIRLANGTPYGLAAYVQSGSEERARRVARKLRAGTVTLNGAAWTVKAPFGGYGLSGNGRECSRFGIAEFLETKAIIGYGADSKKQ from the coding sequence ATGGATTGTTTAGAAAATTCTGAAAGATTTTTTATCAATGGGCAGTGGGTTTCCCCATCTGCTCAAGATCAAAAAGACATTATCAACCCAGCAACAGAGAAGCCATGTGGCCGTATTGCATTGGCCCACGCGCAGGATGTGAATCGGGCTATTGAGGCTGCTCATGCGGCATTTGAGGCATGGAGCACCACAACGCGTGCAGAACGGCTAGAGGTTCTAGGCCGTATTCCCTCTCTCTATCAGCGCAGAGCGGAAGAGATGTCGCGGGCGATCTCTCTGGAAATGGGGGCTCCCATCACTCTCGCGCGGGAAAGTCAGACACCGGCAGGCTTGGCGCATATAGAAGAAACGCTAGATGCCTTGCGCCACTACAAGTTTGAGGAATGTGAGGATGATATTCTTATCGCTCATGAACCAATAGGTGTTGCCGGGCTGATTACGCCATGGAACTGGCCCATGAACCAGATAGCCTGCAAGGTTATGCCTGCCTTGGCTGCCGGATGCACTGTTGTGCTCAAACCCAGTGAAATTGCACCTTTATCTGCCATTATATTTACAGAAATCCTGCATGAAGCAGGTCTGCCCGCTGGTGTATATAACATGGTGCAGGGTGATGGCCCTGTGGCCGGAGAAGCCTTGGCAAGTCATCCGTTGGTCAATGTGGTGTCTTTTACCGGGTCAACACAGGCAGGTATTGCCGTGGCGCAGGCCGCAGCGCCTACTGTTAAACGTGTTTTGCAGGAACTGGGCGGCAAATCTGCCAATATTATTTTCCCTGATACGGATTTTGCAGATGCAGTAGAACGAGGTGCCCAAGACTGTTTTGGAAACTCTGGCCAGTCCTGTGATGCACCAACCCGCATGTTGGTGCCGCATGAGCTGATGGAAAAGGCCATGGATATTGCTGCTAAAGTTGCGAATGGCCTGCGTGTGGGCGATCCGGCTGATAGCATGACAGAGCTTGGCCCCGTTGTAAGTGCCAGCCAGTTTAAGCGTATTCAGGCATTGATTGAAGAAGGCACGGCTCAAGGAGCCATTCTGGCTGCTGGCGGGGTAGGGCGCCCAGAAGGGCTTGCGCAAGGCTATTACGTGCGCCCAACCGTGTTTGGTCACGTGACATCGGATATGGTGATTGCGCAGGAAGAAATCTTCGGTCCGGTTTTGTGCATCATGGGGTATGCGGATGAAGATGATGCCATCCGGCTGGCAAATGGCACGCCATATGGTTTGGCGGCATATGTGCAATCAGGCAGCGAGGAGCGTGCGCGCCGGGTTGCGCGCAAACTCCGGGCCGGCACAGTTACCCTTAATGGTGCAGCGTGGACCGTAAAGGCCCCGTTTGGTGGCTATGGTCTGTCTGGCAATGGTCGTGAATGCAGCCGCTTTGGAATTGCAGAGTTTCTGGAAACCAAAGCAATTATTGGGTACGGGGCAGACTCAAAAAAGCAGTGA
- the nadA gene encoding quinolinate synthase NadA → MLVVNVPDRDTLYQPVASIMARDLWEERYAADIEAIIRLKKQHNAVILAHNYQTPEIFHCVADIRGDSLALARAAQNIDADIILMAGVHFMAETAKLLNAEKKVLIPDVAAGCSLAEGITAENVRSLKQAYPGVPVVTYVNSTAAVKAESDICCTSGNARKVVESLNVPRVIMIPDEFLARNIQAETGIEMITWPAHCEVHERFTPQEIRQYRRMHPGVKVVAHPECPPEVVAAADYSGSTAQMITYIAQEKPEKVLLVTECSMSDNLAAEYPNTTFVRPCNLCPHMKRITLPAIRKSLENLEAEVVIHEALQERARLAVERMLRV, encoded by the coding sequence ATGTTGGTCGTCAATGTTCCAGACAGGGATACTCTGTATCAGCCTGTAGCCAGCATTATGGCACGAGATTTGTGGGAAGAACGGTATGCAGCGGATATTGAGGCGATTATACGCCTTAAAAAGCAGCATAATGCCGTTATTCTCGCGCATAACTATCAAACGCCAGAAATCTTTCATTGTGTGGCTGATATACGGGGCGATAGCCTTGCTCTTGCACGTGCAGCGCAGAATATAGATGCCGATATCATTCTTATGGCTGGCGTGCATTTTATGGCAGAAACAGCCAAATTGCTGAATGCAGAAAAGAAAGTTCTTATTCCGGATGTAGCTGCAGGTTGTTCTTTGGCGGAAGGCATTACAGCCGAGAATGTGCGTAGCCTTAAACAAGCGTATCCCGGCGTGCCTGTTGTAACTTATGTGAACAGCACCGCCGCAGTTAAGGCCGAAAGCGATATCTGCTGCACTTCAGGTAATGCGCGCAAGGTGGTGGAAAGTCTGAACGTTCCGCGTGTCATCATGATTCCAGATGAGTTTCTGGCCCGTAATATTCAGGCTGAAACCGGAATTGAAATGATAACATGGCCTGCACATTGTGAGGTGCATGAACGGTTTACCCCGCAAGAAATTCGGCAATATCGGCGTATGCATCCAGGGGTTAAAGTTGTTGCGCATCCTGAATGCCCACCAGAGGTAGTGGCAGCGGCAGATTATTCGGGCTCCACTGCCCAGATGATTACCTATATTGCGCAAGAAAAACCCGAAAAAGTCCTTCTGGTAACAGAATGTTCTATGAGTGACAATTTGGCAGCAGAATATCCAAACACAACTTTTGTGCGGCCCTGTAATCTGTGCCCGCATATGAAGCGGATTACATTGCCCGCTATCCGAAAGTCTTTGGAAAATCTGGAGGCCGAGGTTGTTATCCATGAAGCCTTGCAAGAGCGTGCCCGCTTGGCTGTTGAGCGTATGCTGCGTGTTTAA
- a CDS encoding zinc-binding metallopeptidase family protein: protein MKRFFCQSCNHLVGFEATQCECCGVTVGYLPELAAMTALEPQADGTWLPLEEKAEGKAHAFCINHAYGVCNWLTLAADNGASAGFCIACQFNRVIPNLNVPENKDRWYKLEVAKHRMFYTILRLKLPFKNRRQDPENGLAFDFLDDAADGSVAVMTGHSNGIITIATKEADDAYREKMRIEMGEYYRTLLGHFRHEIGHYYWNVLVRDGGKLEACRAVFGDDRADYQAALQTYYAQSPPQNWRENFVSFYATSHPWEDFAETWAHYFHIVSTLETALAYDMTVSATVGGDAPLSPHGDPYTTMPFEEIIDAWVPLTYAVNNLNRSMGLPDFYPFTLTQGVLHKLHFIHDLIRGAQNKS, encoded by the coding sequence ATGAAACGGTTTTTCTGCCAATCCTGCAACCATCTGGTGGGGTTTGAGGCGACACAATGTGAGTGCTGTGGTGTTACTGTAGGCTATTTGCCAGAGCTTGCTGCCATGACTGCGCTAGAACCTCAGGCCGATGGAACATGGTTGCCTTTGGAAGAAAAGGCAGAAGGCAAAGCGCATGCCTTTTGTATCAATCATGCTTATGGCGTGTGTAACTGGCTGACATTAGCCGCAGATAATGGTGCATCTGCCGGGTTCTGTATTGCCTGTCAATTTAACCGCGTGATCCCCAATCTGAATGTGCCAGAAAATAAAGACCGTTGGTACAAACTGGAAGTTGCAAAACACAGGATGTTTTACACAATTCTGCGTTTGAAGCTTCCATTTAAAAACCGGCGGCAGGACCCGGAAAACGGTTTGGCGTTTGATTTTCTGGATGATGCGGCAGATGGTTCTGTTGCCGTCATGACAGGCCATAGCAACGGCATTATCACGATTGCCACTAAGGAGGCAGATGATGCCTACCGTGAAAAGATGCGCATTGAAATGGGAGAATATTACCGTACTCTGCTAGGGCATTTTCGCCATGAAATTGGGCATTATTACTGGAACGTTCTGGTAAGAGACGGTGGAAAGCTGGAAGCCTGCCGTGCTGTATTTGGTGATGATCGTGCAGATTATCAGGCTGCATTACAAACTTATTATGCGCAATCTCCTCCACAAAACTGGCGTGAGAATTTTGTAAGCTTTTATGCGACATCTCACCCATGGGAAGATTTTGCGGAAACATGGGCGCATTACTTCCATATCGTTTCTACACTAGAAACAGCATTGGCTTACGATATGACGGTAAGTGCTACAGTTGGTGGGGATGCTCCTCTTTCTCCGCATGGAGATCCATATACAACCATGCCTTTTGAGGAAATTATCGACGCATGGGTTCCGCTCACTTATGCGGTCAATAATTTGAATCGTTCCATGGGTTTGCCAGATTTTTATCCATTTACGTTAACGCAGGGCGTTCTACACAAACTGCATTTCATTCATGATCTTATTCGAGGTGCTCAGAATAAATCATAA
- a CDS encoding transglutaminase family protein, translated as MSSHVMLTHRTCYRYDRPVSMGPQTIRLRPTLYSRTPVLSYNLHVQPAECLVNWTQDALGNQIACVECADQVTQFDIEVALMVDLTPYDPLAHTVIGSEPVNEGNGQTPQHISENMQSLIGAHQVLAAQNPLDKIKALNQLIAQRIQYQRRMEPGVWTAEETLQRASGSCRDSAWLLVSAARQLGFSARFVSGYLIQEECAEGKMTTLNGDLHAWAQVLIPQKGWIGFDTTSGFLAGAGHIPLAVANTPQDAAPVSGVLDCCKAVFDVFMQVQHLPQQ; from the coding sequence ATGAGTTCTCACGTTATGCTGACGCATCGAACCTGCTATCGGTATGATAGGCCCGTCAGCATGGGGCCACAAACAATTCGGCTACGCCCTACGCTATATTCCCGCACACCTGTGCTCTCGTATAACCTACATGTGCAACCAGCAGAATGCTTGGTAAATTGGACACAGGATGCACTGGGCAATCAGATTGCGTGTGTTGAATGTGCCGATCAGGTGACGCAGTTTGATATTGAAGTTGCGCTGATGGTGGATCTTACGCCGTATGATCCTCTTGCTCATACAGTTATAGGCTCGGAACCTGTGAATGAGGGAAATGGGCAAACGCCGCAGCATATAAGTGAGAATATGCAATCACTCATAGGTGCGCATCAGGTTCTGGCCGCGCAAAACCCTTTGGATAAAATAAAAGCCCTTAACCAGCTTATCGCACAGCGGATTCAATACCAACGGCGTATGGAGCCGGGGGTCTGGACGGCAGAGGAAACATTGCAGCGTGCAAGCGGTTCTTGCCGAGATAGCGCATGGTTGCTGGTAAGTGCCGCGCGTCAGCTTGGTTTTTCGGCGCGCTTTGTTTCCGGTTATCTTATTCAGGAAGAATGTGCGGAAGGTAAGATGACAACCCTGAATGGTGACTTACACGCGTGGGCGCAGGTTCTTATCCCGCAAAAGGGCTGGATTGGGTTTGATACCACATCTGGTTTTCTGGCAGGAGCAGGGCATATTCCGTTGGCAGTTGCAAATACCCCGCAGGATGCAGCGCCAGTTTCTGGCGTGTTGGATTGTTGCAAAGCCGTATTTGATGTGTTCATGCAAGTGCAGCACTTACCCCAACAATGA
- the dld gene encoding D-lactate dehydrogenase has translation MTTAAENNKQLIEQLKNIAGQHHVLTGEDSTYRFTHGFRFGAGKVLAVVQPGSLIELWHVAQACVNADKIIIMQAANTGLTGGSTPDGNNYDRDIVLISTLRLDKSHLIGNGKQVVCLPGATLYELESKLAAIGREPHSVIGSSCIGASVLGGVSNNSGGALVQRGPAYTEMAVFGQVGPDGKLQLVNHLGIQLGNDPEAILQKLEAGTFTEADIDWNAGKGHDGNYINHVREIDADTPARYNADPARWYEAAGCAGKLVVFAVRLDTFPANKDTSVFYIGTNNTDELENLRRHVLTAFNELPIAGEYIHRDAFNIAEKYGKDTFAVIRYFGTKFLPKMFAMKSRFDIFAKKLGFLPDHLSDRIMQAVSYLLPRQLPKRMLDYRDKFEHHLMLKVSHDLAGPMRQYLQTYFGSVTGEYFECTPEEGKLAFLHRFAAAGAAVRYRAVHHKEAEDIVALDVALRRNDREWFEKLPQDIENKLIVKLYYGHFLCHVMHQDYVVKKGYNAIAVEHEMLPGLDARGARYPAEHNVGHLYKAPQNMLDHYQQLDPCNCMNPGIGQATKRKNWVAESV, from the coding sequence GTGACAACCGCCGCAGAAAACAACAAACAGCTGATTGAACAGCTGAAGAATATAGCTGGCCAGCACCATGTCCTGACCGGAGAAGACAGCACATATCGCTTTACCCATGGTTTTCGCTTTGGCGCGGGTAAGGTGCTTGCTGTTGTCCAGCCGGGCTCACTTATCGAACTTTGGCATGTTGCTCAGGCCTGCGTAAATGCTGATAAAATTATTATCATGCAGGCCGCCAATACGGGTCTGACTGGTGGTTCCACCCCCGATGGCAATAATTATGACCGCGATATCGTGCTTATCAGCACGTTGCGGCTGGATAAATCTCACCTGATTGGCAACGGCAAGCAGGTGGTGTGCCTACCGGGTGCCACGCTTTACGAACTGGAAAGCAAACTGGCTGCCATTGGGCGCGAACCGCATTCTGTTATTGGTTCCTCCTGTATTGGTGCCTCTGTTTTGGGTGGTGTGAGCAACAACTCTGGTGGCGCATTGGTGCAGCGCGGCCCTGCCTATACAGAAATGGCTGTGTTTGGTCAGGTCGGGCCAGATGGTAAACTGCAACTCGTTAACCACTTGGGTATCCAACTGGGGAATGACCCGGAAGCCATACTGCAGAAGCTGGAAGCTGGCACCTTTACAGAAGCAGATATTGATTGGAACGCCGGCAAAGGGCACGATGGCAATTACATCAACCACGTGCGCGAAATTGATGCCGACACCCCTGCCCGCTACAATGCAGATCCGGCACGCTGGTACGAAGCTGCAGGCTGCGCGGGCAAGCTGGTTGTGTTTGCTGTGCGCCTTGATACCTTCCCCGCCAACAAAGACACATCTGTTTTTTATATCGGCACTAACAATACGGATGAGCTGGAAAACCTGCGCCGCCATGTGCTGACAGCATTTAATGAACTGCCGATTGCGGGGGAATATATCCACCGTGATGCGTTTAATATTGCTGAAAAATACGGCAAGGATACCTTTGCAGTTATCCGTTATTTTGGCACCAAGTTCTTGCCAAAAATGTTCGCCATGAAATCACGGTTTGACATTTTTGCCAAAAAACTTGGCTTCCTGCCCGACCACCTGAGTGATCGGATCATGCAGGCTGTCAGCTACCTGCTGCCTCGCCAATTGCCTAAGCGGATGCTAGATTATCGGGACAAGTTTGAACACCACCTCATGCTCAAGGTCTCGCACGATCTGGCTGGACCTATGCGCCAATATCTGCAGACATATTTTGGCAGTGTCACTGGCGAATATTTTGAATGCACGCCAGAAGAAGGCAAACTTGCCTTCCTGCATCGTTTTGCTGCTGCTGGCGCGGCTGTAAGATACCGCGCAGTGCACCATAAGGAAGCAGAAGACATTGTGGCGCTAGACGTTGCCCTGCGCCGGAATGATCGGGAGTGGTTTGAAAAACTTCCGCAGGATATTGAAAACAAGCTGATTGTTAAACTCTATTACGGCCACTTCCTCTGCCATGTCATGCATCAGGACTACGTGGTGAAAAAGGGTTACAATGCCATAGCTGTTGAGCATGAAATGCTGCCCGGTTTGGATGCCCGTGGAGCGCGCTATCCGGCTGAGCATAATGTGGGCCACCTGTACAAGGCTCCGCAAAACATGCTGGATCACTATCAGCAGCTTGATCCCTGCAACTGCATGAACCCCGGCATTGGCCAGGCAACAAAACGCAAAAACTGGGTTGCAGAAAGCGTGTAA
- a CDS encoding NUDIX hydrolase: MKQTAFCRAELVAVLLNVRKDTPCVLTLENGLALPSGPLTLGGHSLQKELCRWVEQQTGVILGHTEQLYTFADTQVADKSRLVRISYMALISSNADQTIAERSLYDYFPWEDRRNPEAQPLLESIILLLKNWAGKSSAKQQRCARLFGLSPHPWNDELALDRYELLWEAGLVHEAKHFEGQLQLGLPMQADYRRVLATALSRVRAKIRYTAVVFDLLPQTFTLLQLQLAMEALAGCWMHKQNFRRLVLQQKLVEETGNFDVPQQGRPAKLYCFRPEAGQNCYLAGAKLPLTPLL; this comes from the coding sequence ATGAAACAGACAGCGTTTTGCAGGGCAGAGCTTGTAGCCGTTCTTTTGAATGTCAGAAAGGATACGCCCTGTGTGCTTACGCTGGAAAATGGTCTGGCCTTACCATCTGGCCCGTTAACCTTGGGCGGTCATTCCTTGCAAAAGGAACTATGCCGATGGGTGGAGCAGCAAACGGGCGTGATATTGGGTCATACAGAACAGCTTTATACGTTTGCAGATACGCAGGTGGCAGATAAAAGCCGCTTGGTGCGTATTTCCTATATGGCTCTGATCAGTTCCAATGCAGACCAAACAATAGCAGAGCGTTCCCTATATGATTACTTTCCGTGGGAGGATCGGAGAAATCCAGAGGCTCAGCCTCTCCTGGAAAGTATCATTTTATTACTGAAAAATTGGGCCGGAAAGAGTTCTGCCAAACAGCAAAGATGCGCCAGACTGTTTGGCCTTTCTCCGCATCCATGGAACGATGAACTGGCTTTAGACCGTTACGAACTTTTGTGGGAAGCTGGTTTGGTGCACGAAGCCAAACATTTTGAAGGACAACTTCAATTAGGTTTGCCAATGCAGGCAGATTATAGGCGCGTTTTGGCGACAGCTCTTTCGCGCGTGCGGGCTAAAATTCGCTATACAGCGGTTGTATTCGATCTGTTGCCACAGACATTTACATTGTTGCAGCTTCAGTTGGCCATGGAAGCATTGGCGGGTTGTTGGATGCACAAGCAAAACTTCAGACGCCTGGTTTTGCAGCAAAAGCTGGTGGAAGAAACGGGTAATTTTGATGTGCCTCAGCAGGGGCGGCCTGCAAAACTATACTGTTTTCGGCCAGAAGCAGGGCAGAACTGCTATCTGGCTGGCGCTAAATTGCCGCTAACGCCATTGTTATAA
- a CDS encoding alpha-E domain-containing protein, which translates to MNETQGHLLSRYAECMMWLARYMERTENLARLLEVTETFVRDANGQIAWHSIVQINSDEQTFLALHPSGDADAVASFYLTEQANPASICATAHAIRENARAVRPLVSIEMWTQLNVFTRWVLDLKEKDIYQNSLSSLCTHIKQDCQAHFGITEGTLYRDQAWLFYKLGKTLERCDQITRLVDIRYHMLLPQGEAPGSEIDITQWTAVLRSAAAYHAFRRLRPVTITPANIVGFLLKNEGFCRSLAANLRLMDETLALLASYPGLRSRCSQLQECVAELRVTLADQTAEDIIIRGLHDYMSWIQQQLAQLQGQIALEFWPPVSVVSVQADFQMQA; encoded by the coding sequence ATGAACGAAACACAGGGCCACCTGCTCTCTCGCTACGCCGAATGCATGATGTGGCTGGCACGCTATATGGAGCGCACAGAAAATCTGGCCCGCCTTCTGGAGGTAACAGAAACATTTGTGCGCGATGCCAACGGCCAGATTGCATGGCATTCCATTGTGCAAATTAACTCGGACGAGCAAACTTTTCTTGCCCTGCACCCATCAGGCGATGCAGACGCCGTCGCCAGCTTTTATCTGACAGAACAGGCAAACCCGGCCTCTATCTGCGCAACTGCCCACGCAATACGTGAAAATGCGCGTGCTGTTCGCCCTTTGGTTTCTATTGAAATGTGGACACAGTTAAATGTGTTCACGCGCTGGGTTCTGGATCTAAAAGAAAAGGACATTTATCAAAACAGCCTTTCAAGCCTGTGCACACATATCAAACAGGATTGTCAGGCTCATTTTGGTATTACAGAAGGCACGCTTTACCGCGATCAGGCATGGCTTTTTTACAAACTCGGCAAAACGCTTGAGCGGTGCGACCAAATTACGCGCTTGGTAGATATTCGCTACCATATGCTGCTGCCGCAGGGAGAGGCTCCCGGCTCTGAAATCGACATCACACAATGGACAGCTGTATTGCGTTCTGCCGCAGCCTACCATGCTTTCCGACGCTTGCGGCCTGTTACAATTACGCCTGCCAATATTGTAGGCTTCTTGCTAAAGAATGAAGGTTTCTGCCGGTCCTTAGCTGCCAATTTGCGCTTGATGGATGAAACGCTCGCGCTTTTAGCCTCTTACCCCGGTTTGCGTTCACGTTGCAGCCAACTGCAGGAATGTGTTGCAGAACTGCGCGTGACACTTGCTGATCAAACTGCAGAAGATATCATTATTCGTGGCCTACATGATTACATGAGTTGGATACAACAGCAGCTTGCACAGCTACAGGGGCAGATTGCATTGGAATTCTGGCCTCCTGTTTCAGTTGTATCCGTTCAGGCAGATTTTCAGATGCAAGCCTAA
- the nadC gene encoding carboxylating nicotinate-nucleotide diphosphorylase — protein sequence MSYTCHFPALLWKPVVQAALFEDLGQGGDITTQALVTPEQKIRAVFRARHPGVIAGLEGARQAFALLDEHVQFRTLKQDGDKLAIGDVIAEVEGDALTVLAGERTALNILSHLSGIATQTRQMVDAVAGTKAVICCTRKTLPGLRALQKYAVKAGGGGNHRFRLDDAILIKDNHLALCGGRVDVALQKARERTGHLMKIELEVDTLQQLKTALACGGADAYLLDNMDTDTLRKAVSMIKGSAIAEASGGITHETVRAVAETGVDVISAGWLTHSVKALDIGLDYI from the coding sequence ATGTCTTACACATGCCATTTTCCTGCTTTGTTATGGAAACCTGTTGTTCAAGCCGCATTGTTTGAAGATCTGGGGCAGGGAGGAGATATTACCACGCAAGCATTGGTAACGCCGGAGCAGAAAATACGCGCAGTATTTCGTGCGCGTCATCCAGGTGTTATTGCGGGGCTTGAAGGCGCACGGCAAGCTTTTGCTTTGTTGGACGAGCATGTGCAGTTTCGTACCCTCAAGCAGGATGGGGACAAGCTGGCCATTGGTGATGTAATTGCCGAAGTAGAAGGCGATGCCCTAACTGTTCTGGCAGGAGAGCGGACAGCCCTGAATATCCTCTCGCATCTGAGTGGTATTGCCACTCAAACACGCCAGATGGTGGATGCAGTGGCGGGCACAAAAGCTGTTATTTGCTGCACCCGTAAAACACTGCCGGGTTTAAGGGCTTTGCAAAAATATGCTGTAAAGGCGGGAGGAGGTGGCAATCATCGTTTTCGGTTAGATGATGCTATTTTGATCAAGGATAATCACCTTGCCTTGTGTGGTGGACGGGTTGATGTGGCTTTGCAAAAAGCACGTGAGCGAACAGGTCATCTTATGAAAATCGAACTAGAGGTAGATACGCTTCAACAGTTAAAAACTGCTCTAGCCTGCGGCGGTGCTGATGCCTATCTGCTGGATAATATGGATACGGACACTCTGCGTAAAGCTGTCAGTATGATCAAGGGCTCTGCCATAGCCGAGGCATCAGGCGGGATTACGCATGAAACAGTGCGCGCTGTTGCTGAAACCGGAGTGGATGTTATTTCTGCAGGGTGGCTAACCCATAGCGTAAAAGCTTTGGATATTGGTTTGGATTACATCTAG